TGGCATACTCTATACCAGGTTAGGTTCATCAATCTCAATCTCGAtttctgttttttattttaattttaaaatataatgtaAAATACTTAATTGAATATTGCAGAAAATGAAAGAGGATTTGGAAAAGCTGACAGAGAGAAATGATATGCTAAAAAGAGAAATagggtaatttaattaattacatccaaatcaggaaattaatttcttaatttatttaaaataattgtaACAGGCAGAGGAGGGGTAAAGATTTAGATGGTCTAAGCTTTGCTCAACTGTTCCAACTTGAGCAAGAAATGAATTCTACTCTAGATGCTGTACGCCTATTACaggtttgtttttattttgtgaATACATGAAATCTCAAACCactgtttacaaacttttaaaacaTATAATATAATTGAAATGTAGTtttaaaaatgaaatgaaatgaagttTGTATTGGTTAATTTCAGGTCCGCGATGTGAAAGTTAAGACATACACATTGCATAAGCAGGTTAGTGAacttaattaacaattaatataATGTTGTAAATCCTAATCAATTAGCTTTTGTGTGGCAGGTAACAAGTTTAGATGGAACACATGAACGTCTAAAGCATGAAATTGTAAGTATATAATATAATCATCAACCTTTTTCTCTCCTTTTTCTGAAAATCATCATCAACCAAAATTTACTATGTAgatcaaaaaaataatataggtTTTGTTTGATTGAAAATATGTAGGCAATATTGGAAGGAGATTATTTAACAGACGTCACAGTAGCCAATCCCAATTCGGAATATGGAGTCACACACTTGCTCACTTACCGGCCTCACCGTGGCCATCCGGTGATGGTGATGAAGGATGCTTAAGCTTCTATATAATCTATTGATCAATACAAGTTTAAATAACTATGTGGTGTTGTTAATTTTACTAATGTGATGAATATTAAAAGCATCTGTACATCATTGATGGAGGAGAACAATTACTTTTCGCTCTTAAAGGTTGTCGATTATTTTCTCATATTGATGAAAAGTTTTGAGCTTCATCTTCAAATATACCTTAAAGATTAGAATTTTTTCACATATTATATGGAACGTCGCCAGTGATAGACGCTTTTGAACATAAGGATTGTGTAAGCTGAATAAGCTATGAAAGATGCAGGAGCTAAGACAATAGCTAGTTAAGAGCATTCAACAACGTAAATGTGTTCAAAGTGATATATCTCAATCATCATTCGATACACAGGAAATTAGTTGCAGCTTCCAAATAACAGAGCCAAACTTTTTGACTAGTTAACAGCTACAGCTACAACAGAAAAGACTGGATCGCTTCCAATTAATAGTATTTGAAAGCTACTCTATCTGCAACCTATTACTAAAACAAAGGTTGTCTACAAACAggaacatattttattttgtaaacatGAAGCTAAGATGTCTACATCCCCTTCATACAACTTGGTAACATATCTAAGCTATCTACTCTACCAATTTCATTAACCACCGTATTTTAACAAATGATCAGCTAGTAGTACAGGTGTCAACCGCGCGGACGGGACGGGGATGTATTGTAAGTAACTTATGTGTTTTGGACAATGTacgggcgtcgcgcgaacgagcgagcgcgcgtgtggtttattttgtaaaacccaTTAAACACAATTTAATAACCCATTTGGCCCAACCCAATATAAACCCTTCAACCAACTCATAAGTTTTCCATGTGGGATATTTAAAGTCACAAAACAAAAGCAAAGGCTAAATAGCAATTTTACTTAAATCTCCAACATGTATTTCCCATTTCGTCCCTAATGTTTTGCAGAAAATTCCTGCTaaatgttttgagaatttttccATCCTCTTTACCTTCCGGTGTGGGTCATCATGAGTATCCGGAAATTGCAATCTCCAACCAAAAAAATATCATTAGCAAGTTATGCAAATAACCATTTTacttattaaattatttttgtcaAAGATTAATATATGATTGGTTCCATGATAATTTATGGTGaagtttagatttaataagcctatatctaacagTGACCCACCAAATTTATCTAGTCGGTCACTGACTAGATGAAATCACTGTTTACTTTTTACTGATTATTTTTAAAGGAAacgagaaaaaaaaatcatgtggtTTTATCGATTTACAAGTAGATGGATATGATTTTTTCcttaaaagaaaatatttgCTTTATAATATAAAGTTAGTAAAAAAAGGAATTTAACTAACACCATTAAATCAAAATGACAGATCATCGAGTCAACATGCCACATCAACAAAAATCGATATTTCATTGTGATAcatctaaaaaaattaatgtgcTAAAATAACTTAAGTTTATATTTCGTATTTTCTTAGTAGAAATGTatcttctttcttgttttttttcacAAACAAACAATAAACTCATTTATATACAAGAGGATCGGCTAACCCAGACAATGAGAAATTGAAACATATAAGCAAGTCGTGTAACCTAACTAGACTATAAAAGAATAGTCcttatctaattaggatttacGGCCTCATCACTCCCCCTCAAGTTATACTGGACCGGCCGCACTATAAGTTTGTCACGAAGCAAAACGCTCTCGGTGCAATGGCTTGGTAAACACATATCTCGTTTGTTTAATAGTTGAAATGTAAGGTACAACAAGTGGACTGCGCTCAAATTATCACACCACAATAGAGGAGACGACTAAACTTCATGTACCATTTACCATTAAAGCATTGTATTATGAGCCTATAACATCTCTCCTTTCCTGATATTTTCAAGCTTGTAAAAAGGTTATAGACTCCTTTGGTATGGTAGCAATGACaattttttgtttaaaaatcCCGATATGAGATCTAGTGACCATCTTGTGTGGATGAGAAGTTGGTTCCTGAAGTGCTTGTATTAAGGGCGAGGAATGTCGAGAGTTGTTGATTGTGTCTATAGCTAGTTCTGACAATAGGAATTGCAGACAGATCTCGACAGCACTGAACTGGCGTCTGGACTAGCGATGTGGACTGGTAGTCCAGCGATGCAGTGCTCGAGTCCAGCGATGTCGAGCTGTGGACTGGTGTCTAGACTGGAGTTGTGGTCTGCCGAAGATAATATCTCGAAATAGGCATTTTTAATATTCAGAACATTAGGGGCAACACTATTTCCATGTCGCGCATGCACTTGTGTCCATGGTTCATGTGATACCATAATCACTAGAGTTGCTAATAATATGGGTCAAGTGTCATGAATACCAGTAACTTCATTTATCAATCCCTCAAATGGAAATCATGTTCATAAGAAACATGAtgtgagataaaaaaaaaacttatccaAGAAGACAGTATCGTAACAATGATAACCCTTATTGTGAAACCGATTATATCCCAAGAAGAGACATTTAGTAGATCTATGTGTGAGTTTATGTGGACTATATGGATGAAGTCAATGATAATATAAACATCCAAAAGATAGGCATTTGCCAAGATTGCCAAGCAGTAAATGATATAGAATAACAGTGGATGCTGTTGGTGGTTTGCACTCTTGTTTATTTATGCAACAAGACCAAACATAACTGATATAGATTGAAGTCGGGTGAAGGTTTTAATCCTAAACccacaaagattacaaacttctctaACTTAACTAGAATGTTGAGTAAACCCACAAAGATGAACCttggtgctccaatggaggctttcaATTTCAATAATATCAAAGTTACCCAACATTACAAAAAGAGATGCTTAAATACTTCCTCCAAACATGTGAAAAAGTACTAAAAGCCCTTGAGTAGGGTTTCCTAGTAAAGCATAACAATAAGGGTAAAAAGGGAAGCTAGGGAATAATGGTAGTTTAGTAAATAAAAGGGTGATGGCAAAGTAGTAATTATGAAGAGTGAAATGGTCCCCCCTTTCATGGTGAGAACTTGGAGGGGAAGCAATCTCCAGcgtagtacgccccgcgtacctggGCTTACGCCCCGTGTGTGTGAGTCTCTGAGTTTGGGGACGCTCGTTGATGCtccttacgcgtggcgtcttcaGGACTACGCCTCGCATAGTTGAACTCCTGGACTTGAGGTTCCGTAGGATGGGATATACGCGTGGCGCCTTCGGGGTTACGCTCCGCGTAGTTAGGCTTCTGAACTGGATGGTCCTGTGGAGTGGGATCTCCGCGTGGCGTCCAAGGCGTACGCCCTGCGTACTTGACTTCCTGAGATGACTCTCGCTCGAAACTGCTACCCGCGCCCCGCGTGCTTTtaggcacgccctgcgtatctgGTTTAGTGATGTTGCCCTTGTTTTCCTCCATTGGTTCCTCTCGCGCCTCATGTTTAGTATCTGGGTTCGTCTTCATGTTTGAggataagatgccctcatcattctccccttctttgaaaGAGTCGGACTCCGTCTTGGGTCCCGGGGTTGGTAGCGACCCGTCCGGCTTCCACAAACTCAAATCCTGCACATTAAAAAAAGAAGACATCTTCCCAAGCCAATTGAGGAGGGTTAGTTGGTAAGCATTGGCACTAATTTTCTTCGTGATCCGGTAGGGGCCATACTTCCTCGGTCTCAACTTGCTACATGTGGCATGGATGAGCCGCTCCCTGCCCAGGTACACCATCACCTCATTCCCAACCTCAAACTGTGTATCTCTCCGGTGTTCGTCCACTTTGGCCTTAATTTTGCTATTTTTCTTCTCAATGCTATGTCGGACTTCTTGGTGCATTCTATGATAGTCGTTGGCCAAGTTGTGGGCAGCTATACTCTTGTTCTCCCCTTTTGGAATCTCTCCCAAATCAAGTAAATGGTTGGGTGCTTTGGTGTACACGATCTCGAAAGGCGACTTCCCGGTAGTAGAACTCACGACGGAGTTGTAAGCGAACTCGGCTTGGGCGAGCACACAATCCCACATCTTGGGCTTATCTCGGCACTTACTTCTTAATAGATTTCCCAAAGTCCGGTTTACCGCTTCAGTTTGTCCATATGTTTGGGGATGAGCCGTGGTGCTAAACTTCAAGGTAGTCCCGAGGATGGTCCAAAGAGTCCGCCAAAAGTGGCTAACGAACTTGGTGTCCCTATCCGACATTGTACTCTTTGGAACCCCATGTAGTTTCACCACCTCTCGGAAGAACAGCTTGGCAATGGCGGTGGCATCATTCGTCTTTCTACACGGGATAAAATGAGCCATTTTTGAGAATCGGTCCACCACTACGAAAATGGAGTCCATCCTTCGTTGCGTCCCTTGTAGCCCCAACACAAAGTCCATGGAGAGATCCTCCCAAATGGTTTCGGGTATCGGGAGATGCATGCGTAGTCCGGCATTAGTGGTATGCCCCTTGGATGTTTGGCACGTCTCACATCGCTCCACGATGTATGCCACATCTCTTCTCATCCTAGGCCAAAAATAACGGGAACTAACCGCTTCGAAGGTCGTGTCCCTTCCAAAGTGCCCTCCTAACACACCTCCGTGTAGCTCTCGGATCACCCTTTCTCTTATGGAAGTACTTGGAAGACACAGTTGTCTACCCCTCATGAGAAACCCGTCTACTAACTGATACTCGCCTCCGTCGGTGCTGTTCTTACACTTTTTCCACTCACTGCTAAAGTCCGGATCCTCAACATACTCCTCTTTGACATGCTCAAAATCCCCTAACTCCAAGGCTACAGTTTTCAAAAGGGCTACCCTTCGGCTTAAGGCATCCGCCACCATGTTTTGTTGGCTCGCTTTGTGGAGAAGCTTATAAGGGAACTTATCCACAAAAGCGGACCATTAGCATGCATGGCGCTCCGGATTTGTTTCTGAATTCCCAAGTACTTGAGGGCTTGGTAGTCGGTGTACAACATAAATTCTTTGCCAATGAGGTAGTGCTCCCATGTCTTGAGAGCCCGCTCTACCGCATAGAACTCCTTGTCATAGGTGGCCTATTTTTGCCTTGAGTCACACAATTTCTCACTAAAATACGCAATGGGTCTCCTTTCTTGCATCAGCACTCCCCCAACTCCCACTCCACTTGCATCACACTCAACCTCGAAGAGCTTGTCAAAATCTGGAAACACTAAAACCGGAGCAGTGCttagtttttcttttatcaaggCAAAACTGCTCTTTTATTCATCTTCCCACTTGAAGcctctacccttcttcaaacactcgGTCATAGGAGCCACAATAGCGCTGAAATTACAGATAAAACACCTATAGAAGGTAGCCAACCCATGAAAACTTCTAATATCCCCAACGGTCTTCGGAGTCGGCCACTCCCGAATAGCTctaactttctcttcatccACCCGGATGCCACTCCCACTGACCACATACCCGAGAAACACCAAGCTCTCcatcacaaagtcacacttcttcgtgttggcaaagagttggTTCTCTCGGAGCAAAGCTAGCACGCTCCTCAAATGCCCCACATGCTCTTCCAacgtcttactatggatgagaatatcatcaaagtacaccaccacaaacttcccaatcaccggacgctatacttggttcatcaacctcatgaaagtgctcggtgcattggtcatcccgaatggcatcactagccactcatacaacccatcacgcgtcttaaacaccgtcttccactcatctcccGCCTTGATTCGGATTTGGTGGTACCCATTCCTCAAATCAATTTTGGAAAAGACCTTGGACCCACTCAATTGATCAAGCATGtcatcaagtcggggaatcGGAAACTTGTACCGaatggtgatcttgttgatggctcgACTATCTACACACATCCGCCATGACCCATCTTTGTTTGGTGTCAACAGTGCCGGCACCGCACATGGGCTCATACTTTCTCTAACATAGCCCATTCGTAGCAACTCTTCCACTTTCTCTTTCATCACTTCACTCTCCTTGGGACTCATCCGGTAGTGAGGAAGGCTAGGCAAACTAGCTCCCGAcacaagatcgatatggtgTTGGATGTCTCGTAGGGGTGGTAGCCCATATGGTAACTCCTCCGGGAACACATCACGGAACTCATTAAGCAAATTTCCCACTTCTTCCGGGACTTCCTCCCCTTCGCTCCCTACTCTTTCCGACGGTGTGCTAGATTTCACCATCACTACGTAGACCGTTTgactttcctcacactcgttaattaacgccttgtgagttgggCAAACGATCAAAGTAGATTTTTCCTTGCCTTTGGATTCCCCTATAAGCGGTGTAAGCACATAACGAACCCCGTCCATCACAAACCGATAGGTGTTCTTTCTTTCGGAATGGGTAGCATCtctatcaaattgccatgggTGTCCCAACAATAGATGGCAAGCGTCCATCTCCATAATGTCACAATAAACCTCATCCCGGTACTCCCCTATCTCAAGAGAAACCCTACACCTTTAGGTGACCTTCATCTCTTCCACATCtttgatccaccccacactatacgtgttggtccctagtaattagttccaaaggggggggttaggaactaatataactttttgaGGTCAATTATGCTGACTAGAAGTTATTTtaggagtttgttaactcagcttttggtcagcttggtgagatatgttttaagacagctttagtcagatgttgactaaaggtattttcttgtaagttaggaattgacactcttggaggtcagctttggcaatttatatgctgagtaaataaagcaaacaacacatgcaatatgagagagagtttagagattactcagtatcacttatcctggttcggcctctctgcctacgtccagtccccagagtcctccgggctttttgaatccaatactgagctctttaacggtagagcacaaaccaattacaaggcagttgaatatgcaagagtaccttcctctattcgtctactcaactcctactaagtgctacaacccaacacctagatttctctacctctgaatgcttacaaccaagcactcagcttaacactctcaatattcctattgatcacaaacttgttctttttcaactaaagaacactttagatgattacaaaacaatcaatctagcatttacacagagaatgaaaagttggtgtaagatctttttgtatttgagtgctttcaagattttctctctttgtatttttctttttatgcttcagtgattatccaaggttcttcattgtccttttatagaaggaaaactgcagatttggatcgtttgaattgttgttaccattaacactaaaacggctcttttaggagacagattctggtcagcttcagtctgtaccGCCATTCtcttcctctgttttctccaggcgtcaggttttgtcttcatgcatcagacttgtctttttgtgccagttgtcttttaccaataatccaatgacccatgtttcttggaattagtcttttgtgtgccttcgaggttccaattattggtgcagaagattggcagactttgtcctttagtgaacggatcttccatgctgtcctgactgtcactcagcttcattcgttatctccgAATGTTCTACTtccaagctgagttccttcttagtcagcttcgttctggtgactttgaaggaagcttctgatgctaagttctactccacttAGCTTCTCatactttcatgctgagttccgtttaactcagctttggcttatgctgacttctgacctgtcttactttatatatatatatatttttgcactcaatattgaacaaacacattagtacaattaaatcaaagcatttaatttaattgcctcttaatcatggatgattttgtcaaatcaaaatcttgtggaaaggtgtttcaataaactcccccattttgatgttggcaaaatacataattatggaactcagttataagttaccccatgattgatatttttgaaatgactcccccgtaagggttgcacatattgtcttaacttaattctaaaccttccaagatttaatagaattatctttaagacatttgtgtatactgacttagttttaatgttggatttttcaagatctgaatttttgagttttaagtcagctttcaaaaatattagaagtatgttgttactcagtttattatctaagtgttttagtgttaatttatactgagtatgttttacttcttaacttgtttgttcaattttatcgactatattgagaaaacagtacttggcatagattaaataagaaaataaagcaAACACATACATGAAGGTTTCTATGCACGTTCTAAACAAACATTTACTAGACTAcatctagttctacttcttcttcttctgagtttggtggtcagcttgagctattcctttacctttgtctttacttcctgagaCATTACCTAGAAGCTGAGTTCcaccttgacttgtctcccccgttttgccatcatcgggtttataaaggaaggtttcatttcgtGCGGCATTGGAAAGGtaatgggagtagcgctgaagccgcttagtgctttcacccaaaccatcaataataggaacactgtcatccTGGACATGCCGAGGAACTCGGAGGGACCTGCTGATCATGTTaagtaggcattcatgggatttgctcagccaggtgagcgagccggtgatctgaccaaaagattgatggtacatcttaagcaaggcagaatcatagaacatccgctgggcattgttgatgcgcatggcTTTCATAATGGCCTGGGAAAAGCTCAGGAGTTCACTGTTGgaaactggatcaacatccatctgtgccttgttgatgttgagtatGCTTACTGCTTCACTCAGCTGGTCAATtatacactgagaagaggaggatactaggtcacgcgtactggtcagctcagcatgaagcttggtaaagcattgttgaagttcggcagaggtggcaaactcagcattgccaggggcgcttgatttggtcagttcttcaGTTAACTTGGTAAAATATCCTTAAAGTTCAGTAGAAGTGGCATACCCTAGATTTACTTCCGTTAGTTgttgaattttgccttcaagcgaattcatatggtTCGCCATTCTGAGCACCAGTTCggtcagttttgctatttgatCTTGATTGGGTTGCCGAGTCTGAACCGTAGTCATGATGCTGaccagatccttcagtcctctAAGTTCATTTAGGAGCTGAGTGATACCTGACAAttgggaggactcagcttgagtagattgatttgcatcagcttgaggaaggttcaaatcttgaagcaaggactgagcagaagcaatgatacGGCGTCCTGACTCAGTGGAATTCAAGTATGTGAATATTGCAGCAtgagactcagaggctggtattgagcttgatggtggtggaggagttggttctttgccagattgagtgccttgattggtacctggtcTTTGATTGGTTTCAGGAGCTGTGTCATCAACAttctgagttggaggtggagtttgattaggCATGTTGACATGCTCATCTTGAATGGGTGAAGTGGAAACAGGATTTGATCCatcttgagcagcttggattggatcttcaggggttttggcttgttcctcatcctgagtaacagaggcttatTTTTGTACGGGATCTGCTGGAGGTGACTCAGTTTCAGCATCATTCGAGaaatactggaactggattgtgGAGAGGTCAGTCTCAATATCATCAATAGGAAAGTTgtccataagatcaatttgcttttgtgccttCTTTTTGAGTCTCCGTCGTGTTGgagcttttggggatgaagggtcagctggaatacctttactggactcagtagcaactgtctcctcttctacatatGGATTCTCAAgttgctcagcatgatcctgaacagcaacattttcttcttcctcagctgtctcctcagcattatcctgatgttgctcaacattagtGGTTTCTTCCTGCTCAACATgaacttcttcctcagcatGAGTTTCAGCTTCCACTTCTCTCTCAGTTTCtttttctaggtcagttccatgaccttcagaGATAGCCCCATCTAGGGGATCAGTTTCAACTGTTTTTAAGGtgttaaccttcttccttttcatcaaaggggattcaggtgtttcttcttcaacctcaggctcttctggcctctttctcttctctgctgactcagctttttccttagccttgtcagctttaaccTTTTCTTGAGACAACAGTTGTAGACACctagtcggaggacctgtgacgaaaacctgtaacaagacggttgaagcggttggttccggaagtttttaaaagcaaaaatatataataaagagggaagaagttagtgggagtcgcggtcgtcaagtggacggctcgcaagtgctcagcgacggggtgcgagcgcctagcggcagccgacgtgtgtccgacgatagttggacgcacgcccggtggcgcggggcgcacgctcgacgtccgctgggccCGAACGCCCGACAGCACGggacgcacgctcgacgtccgctggacGCACACGCCCGGCAACGCGAAGCGCACGCTCGACGACCGATGGGCGCGCATGCCCGACAGCGCGGGATGCACGCCCGGCGGCCGCTGTGCGAGTGCGCCCGGCAGTCGCTGGGCGAGcacccagcgacgttgggcggacgcccaacgctcgttgggtgaacgcccaacgatagttggtcgttcgcccaaccatgttgggcgtccgcccaactaatgttgggcgttcgcccaacataagttgggcgtccgcccaactaggttgggcgttcgcccaaccagctttgggcgacgtccaattttatttgggcatcgcccaaagacttccgggacccgttgcctatttaaggcacagATCCCAATGCAAAAAAGGAGGAATGTGGAGggagatttttggagagctttctcactctagacatttttagagagagaaagtgaatttttttgagaaaaatattttttttttctcaaaaagtccgaatttcccaaaagttaaattttttactgaaaagacgaaaaacacaaaaaacccggaaaatcacaactcgtggaatcgaccgacgtcgactgtcagataccgatcttgaggtattatccgaggactagactcgttttattttatttaattcatttcctttatttatttatttttatgttataattttatttatttagttagttatttctttatcacgttttatttaatttttcgtatttatttaattttag
The DNA window shown above is from Euphorbia lathyris chromosome 1, ddEupLath1.1, whole genome shotgun sequence and carries:
- the LOC136211165 gene encoding agamous-like MADS-box protein TM6; amino-acid sequence: MGRGKIEMKKIENAAKMQLSFSKRRYGLYKKAQQLNLLCDAHISLIIRSPTGRFYDFITPTTTAKKMIDRYQKTKKIDLWHTLYQKMKEDLEKLTERNDMLKREIGQRRGKDLDGLSFAQLFQLEQEMNSTLDAVRLLQVRDVKVKTYTLHKQVTSLDGTHERLKHEIAILEGDYLTDVTVANPNSEYGVTHLLTYRPHRGHPVMVMKDA